The genomic stretch TCATCACCGTGAGGTTGCCAGTCTACCAGTAGAgactgtagcttcatatttaccacaCCAATATGGGAGTGGcatcaatcttttcatctaatttGGCAAGAAagtaatttcccaaaatgtttaattatatCTTAAAGGGGATACAGTACAGTACCTTCCACAGCACCACATGCTACTACAAGCCAGTAACACAAGAATGTACCTAGTTGCTATGGTTATTATGGTTACaatcaattaattaaacatGGTTACCCATTTGGTTCCATCAGGTCCGGTTATAAACCTTTGAGGTACGGCCTTGCTGGTTCCATGAGAGGATGAGGTCTCTTTATCACTTGTTGCTGTCAGGTTGGGTCTTCCATTTTTACCTAACATTTATACAATTTAAGCAGAGTCATGTTGTTATGTGTCATTGAGCTTTTTGTGGCAGCAACTTTTAATTACATTGACTTTACCATTTCCAATGGCAGGCTTGGGTTGTCCTCCATTGGTTGGTTTCCCTCTAACGATGGGATAGCGAGACCTTCTCCCCTGGCCCCTAAAGTTGTCTCTAGATGAAGATGCTGTGGACAATGATATAGACTGGGAGTTGCCTCCAATTAATCCGCCTGTCTTTGTCACAGTAGTGCCACTGCCAATAACACGATCTGAGGTCAAAACTGGCTGGGGCACATTTAAGGAAGGAGAGGAGtcagatgatgaggaggagggatcAGACTTTGAAGAATCCAGCGTGGAGTTCTGTGCTGGCTGTGGTCTGATGGAAAGCCTTGATCCACCAAACGGCCTGTTAGCAAGCAGAGGAGAGCGCACCTTACCGTTCACTCCCATACTAGAACGACGATAAGGTTGAGTGCCTCCAGACGGTGAGCCAGGTCTTGTCCTAGAATAAGATTCCCTTGTATCCACACTATCATTTTCCTCTACCTTTCTGTTAGGGTCAGCTAGAGGTAGAGTAGGATTCTTTTGGGCCGCTGTGGTGTCTGCAACTTTATCATTTTTCCCAGTGATGTTTCTACTCCTCTCATTGAGATAATCTTCATTATGACCTTCATCATTGTCATTAGAGGTTCCTCTATGAACATGCTCACTTGAGTCTCTGTGTCCACCTGAGGAATGATGGGAATCAGTGTTTGAAGAAGTGGCTGCtgaagaggaagatgatgaagaggatgaggtAACAAGGTTTCTAGTGTCACTAGATGCAGTATTTTGATTGGTGAAAGAAGGCTTAACTGAACCCACTCCCACCCCATTCTGTAGTAAGTTGTCAGTCTTCAGATCTTTACTAGTCGGCTGTATTATGGATACTCCTGCAGCACCTGTGGCCCCTGAAACCCTTGTGGGTGTCCTCCTGATGGAGGTCCTACCATCATGCCTGGACGATGAAGCTCTTGTCCCTTGACTAAACTTGCCTGGGTAACGGCTTGCTAGCCAAGGGAACCTTTCAGCAAATGAGGCGCTAATTCCAGTACGAGGAATGACTGATTTTTCATTACTTCTCATCGCCGTTCCCTCTTcgtcctctttctcttccctccctctctcctctgtggGTTGTGGTATGGAGCTTGAAGAAGGCTCTTTAACTTTGGTAACTTGTGTGTCTGGGCTTTTGTAATTACTGTCATCATTTCCCTCCCTGAATGTTGTGTCTCGCTCAAGTGATGTATGCAAACTCTGTCTGTTTTGTGAAGTTGCAGAGATATGAGATCCTCTGTGTGAAGTTGATTGAGAAGAGCCTGCTGTGTCTGTTTTGGATGGGTGGTTTGAGCTGCTCTGTGAAGTGGATGGATTGGTGTCTGAGCTCTGCAAAGATGTGGAGCCTTTAGACCCAGACACTGATGTGGACTGCAATTTGTCAACATTATATGCATCTAATGTTGCCTGGCTGTTGGTTCCACTTCCTGAAGGGGAACTTGATGTTGCTGAATTGAAATTTTGTGATGTTACATGTGAGCTATGAGATCCTCTGTGTGAAGTTGATTGAGAAGAGCCTGCTGTGTCTTTGTTGGATGGGTGGTTTGAGCTACTCTGTGAAGTGGATGGATTGGTGCCTGAGCTCTGCAAAGATGTAGAGTCTTTAGACCTAGACCCTGATGTTGATTGTGATTTGTCAACATTATATGCATCTAATGTTGCCTGGCTGTGGGTTCCACTTCCTGAAGGGGACCTGGATGTTgctgaattgaaaaaaagtgatgttaCATGGTTTGGGGTCCTGTCTGGTAAAGTGGACTGTGATGTTGCTGAACTACGTGTGTTTGAAGTTGCTGGGTTCAAAGTCCTGCTTGGTAAATTTGACTGTGAGGTGACAGCTGGTTTGTAACCATTCAGCGTTCGAGTGGAATTCCCTCTGAACAAAATTCCAGGACGTCTTCGAATGTAACCATATTTAGAGCCTAACCCTGACCCGTTGGTGCGTCCCGCTGAAGCAGAACCTCTACCAACAGATGTATCGTCTGTCTGCTGTAAATTGGTTTCTTTTACAACTGTAGAGGAGGGTTTTGTATGTGTTAACCTAGGCCTATCATAGATTTCCTTGCTCTCTGGGTATGTGGAAGCCACATAGTCTTTTCTACTGGCTGCAGACTCTTGAATTTGTGAGGATGCTGAGGTTCTAGAAGATGTAGAGGATAAGGAGGAatcagaagaagaggaggaagtaTGTGAGGAGGATGAAgtagaagaagatgaagaggaagaagcagcCTTGGAAACTGGTTTTTGATGAACCCTGATCTTAATGGGCCTTCTGGGTGGTGGATTGGGACGAGGTTTGGTTGGGGAGGGCGTTAAAACTTTGAGACTGGGGGTCTCAGTAGTCAGAGGCTTTTCATCATATCCCACTTCATCTTCAAATTCAGGGGGAACATTGTTGTCTGGTTCTTTTATCTCCGGTACAACCTCCATGGTTGTTGTCTCTTCTACCGGAGATGgtgttgtggtttttttctcttcttctaccTCCTTATCTTCTCTATTTTGAGCTTCTCCTCTGGAAGACAATCTGTTCACTGGTTTTCTGACTGATCCCCTTACAGAGGAGAAGATGCTGTGATAGGACCGTGACTGGGAAAGTGGGCGCACACGGCCGTTGACAGGTGCGGCAGGGCGTGGCTGAGGGGGCATGGTGGGTTCTTCTGTTGACTGAAGGTCAGGTTCATCAGGGTCAACATCCGTTTTGGAAAGAGTTTGGCTAGTCCTGCTGTTGTCCTCGGTTTTTGAGAACGAAGAGGCAGCTCTACTGGCTGGCAATAGACAAAAATTGTTGTGAATTTAGGATTAATCAAATTTTGAatcatacatgcacacacatactgtttaCAGTCAAATGTGCTTACATCTTGGCATGATAACACTGAGGACCTTGCTCTGTGGTCCTTGACCCCTCCTGTTGGTGGCTCTAATCTTGAAGATGTACCGCTCTCCTGGTGTGAGACCATCTATGGTGGCTGTGGTGCCACGGTACGTCACACTTTTCATTCCGAATGGCTTCATAGCCGGAGCATAAGACAGGGTGTACTCTGTATGGAGGTAGAGTTTGAACAACTGTTGTCAAAAGAGATAGTGTGACCATTCGGAAGAAAATTTCACTAATGTCCTTTGAAAATCTGAATTCAAAAGTTCATACAGAAAATCTTTGCCTTTATTCTAACTATGTGACCTCATCAGTCATTGCATTACCCagatgtattttctgtatttagtattttcattattgtatGAACCCATCAAATTACACTACCGACATAGTATGTCAGAACAAATATTGACCACTGGAGATCACTAATAATGGGGGCACTATCATTGCAGAAATGTAAGTAAAACATAAATGATACATACACTGATTTCTTAGCaaacctttatttgtttattcctTCTGGCCTCACCTCTTATCCTCCCATTGGGTTCTTCAGGTGGATCCCATGTTGCTATTACAGCGGTTCCTTTGCCTCGTAGTGGCTTGACCTCAAAGTTCTCTGGTGGCCCAGATGGTGCTAACAAGTGAGGAAAACACAAGTGAATGGAAAGACAGAAGTGAAAGGAGGAGCAGCAGAACAGAAGACAGAAGCAACGTAGAGGTAACAGAGTGAGGAAATTGCTCATTAAAGAATGTAAAAACAGCGACTTTGTGCCAGGAGGCTTGAAGGGAAGTTCTGCTGCCATACATTGACAGAAACCTCCCCTTGAGATCATGTATGGAACTGCAGATGGATATCTGAGCTGTGAGCCAGGCAGTAAATGCTGACATTCCAATGAACCGCAGCTCAGGAGTTGCTATGATAGTACAAAAGTTGCAATCATGACAGAGCTGCAGCCAAAGCTGGAATCAAATATCAAATGTGAGTAATAGGCAGTGAATGTGATGAAGTGTGGTATAAGAAATAAGTAGAAAAGAGCTAACAGACAGAGTTATGCAAGACAGACTTCTTTTCTACACAAGTTAATTCTCTTTTCTTGGGAAAATGCAGGGATTTGGCCCTCTATAGCTATTCCTCTTGATTCACTTCTCATAATGTTTCCTAAGGTGCATTATGACCTACTAAATCATAAGCTATAAACAGCAGGCAGTGGCTGCATGTGCATACCTGACTCAGGGGTCCTCTGAAAGACGGAGACGCTCCACTTTCCCTGATTTTCTCCCTGTGATATTCTGACAGAGAACTCATACATGCCATCAGCACACAGGGAGTCTATCATTATCCTCCTCTGGGCGCTGTCCTTGTACTCCCAGCGTGCTGACTCACCCTTCTCCCTGTACCTTACTGTGTAGGATCtgggtgaagaaaaaaagggatgtTTTATTCCAGTGGAAAGTTAGTGGTTAGAATTCCGTCTTACTTAGTTAATCTTTGCCTTTATGTCaatttctttcacacacaattTAACAGTTCCCACCTTATTACCCCGGGTCCGACCTTCCCCATCTCAACAGCAGGGTCAACCCAGGAGATAAGGACCGACTGAGGAGACATGACCCTGACACTGATGTCCCGGGCCTCGTACTCCGGTGGCactggacacacagacacacacagacaagacaaGAATAGAGACAAAAGTGTCTAGCTCCAAACCAATATCAAAATGGCCTCTGAGTTTACTGAATTTGGATAAAAGTCTGCATCTGGTTTCTCACATTTTGGCTAAGATGACAACCAAATATATTAAGAATTCTAACTATTTTGAGATAGttacaatgcaaaaaaagacaatcaaagtGTGTAGGAAAGCAGTGATTCTAAAAAAGACTGCAAGTACCTGGTGTGGTTGTTTTGGTTGCAACTGCTCTGCTGGCGGCTGCGCTCTGGCCCTGGGCTTTTTTTGCCTGCAGTGACACCACATGAACGGACTCAGATGCTATGAATAGAAAGGGATACCAGGCACGGCCAGAGTTTACACTATGGACACTAAAGATAGTACAAactaaatgtatacatttagctcgtttttatttaaactaaatcaCAAAATAAGATATGCAAATGTAGCTTTACCCCTTTAATCTGGTTACGAGTGTAAAATGTGAGTCCTCTTActtagtttttgtgtgtttcggTTTCTCTGGTCAGATTGAGGCTTGATGTGGTGTTGGCGTCTCCTTTCCAGCGGGGGAACTCCTGCCAAAGCTCTCTCGGGCTGCCTGGGACCTGAGGAGGACTGAGGGGCCCTCCTGTGTGTCCGTGTCTTAGACACGCCTAATGGGTGAGCTGTTCTGTCCACCCTGGTGGTCCGCTGTAACGGGGGCTGTTTTCTGGCAGCAGTTTGTGGAGACCTGGCTGGACCTGTTGGGGGATGATAATAGAGGGGAAAGTCAGAGTGCACCAGAGTTCATGTTACCTTTTTGACCCCATAGTTCATTCATAATCTGTGTTCTGTGCTGGATTTGCCTTAGGGAACCAAACTGCCATGAAAAATCCCTGAACATAATTGTTCCATTGAAGATACATATCCACAGCAATAAACACATAATTACAAGTCACTTTCATCCAACAGTGTCAGttaatatgcacacacatgccaTTGAACGACACCATGTCCCCTGTCATCTGCTCCAACTTTTGGCGTCCTGCTTCCTGCTTCAATCCCACCCTAGAGTGACTCCATCTTGGACAACAACTCAGACAATGACTTAGACAGCCAGACAATCACCCTCATCTGGCTGCAGTGCTGAACGATAGCATTGgcaatataattaaaaaactcttctttttttccttaccTCCCTTCATCCCTCCTCCATCCGTTTCTCATAATCACTGTCAGATGAAAATGATCTGACCTGTTTCCCATCAGAATAGCTGCATGCACAGCTGGATGAATGCTGACAGGTCAGATTTCATAAAACAAAGTGGTTATAAGGAGAAAGAAATGCTGTCGAGGTAGGGTTTCCCCTTTTAACAAACAGGAAGGTTTGGTAAACTAAAAGTAGTTTGCTTTTTACTTTGCCttaaaaagggagagagggagagttttAGAGCTGTTGGGCTTCTACCATGACACTTTATATGTGGAGGGAacaaaaatgagagaaagaggatGTGAAagggtgtttaaaaaaaagatctgttgGAGCTCTCCATAAGTCTCTCTGTTGCTCTCCTTTCCTAAGTCCTGCCAGCATAGCTGAGTGAATTTCTCCACTTTGGATCTAGACAACAGGATTTTCAACAATGcaacatctctctttttctctaatGTTGCTTTTCCTGTTTTCAAATTCTCCTCTCCAATATTTTCCAGCACCTTTACAAGTTTCATGGATGATCTGTTCTGTGTGTTCCTCTTGTTTGTCTGCCAACATGACAGCAAACTATTGCATGTCTATTAAAGGTGTAATTACTAGAcattgaaattattattaatcaatCCAATTGACGATCATAATGGAAAATGAACAGGAGCCAATTAAACGTAAAGTTGAACTTAACAGGATCACACCAGTGTTGTTGTCTCTCATTCACATCTTTGACTGCTACTGTGGTAACACTTTCAGTCATCCAATCCTCTGTCGTATACTCATGGTACCTGTTTGAGTGTCTCCCTTCATACTGACATTTGGTTTTAATCAGCCTTAATCTTCTTTTCCTTatttccttcttcctctttttctctctctggaaCGCTGTCCCAGTGCATAGTTTGGCACGGGTCTCCACACCGCGGACCACTAAACCACTAACTCCACAAGTGCTCTCACTTGCCAAAtcctttctgtttcttctgGAAGCTTGATAGTCCGAGATGCTGTGAGCCTGGCCTCCAGACAGATAGACCACTGCCACAGTGGAGACCCACCTCAGTGTTCAGGATGTTGCTGAAGAATGTCACTGTTTACTCCCTCCTCAAAAAATAGGTGAAGAAAGCAAGGCTGTCTCTGACATTTCACCTTCAAACGTAAATCTAAACTTTGCAACTTTGCTTTTGTGGAATTGGTTACATTGCTCAGTTTACccactgtttatttatttattcaaacagcTTGCTGTGGCAGAGCTTTCCTGGAGGCAGATATAATCAGTTTAGACATAACcgacaaatacaaaaaacttaaaacttatGCTCAATGGCTTGTCTCATAGTTtgccttcattcattcattagcTCAGCAGGCTATGACCTACTTCACTAAACAACTTGATTTGTGAAATGGGATTATTAGCTGACCTAAAAGATAACCTATGATAATCAATGAATAGTAATTGTCAGTTGCCAGTAAGGTTTCAGCTTTATAACAGTTgctaatcaatcaatcaatcaatcaatcaaaatgtatgtatttagcACTtaacagcaaccagcaggtattcaaagtgcttaacatcagaaaccaagagtaaaaacacatatcatacaatagaaagaatgAACATAGAAAACTGTAAAATCAGAAAGGGTTACAAAGAAGcagaagaatgaaattgtcacgCCATTGTTACGTATTAAGAGCCAGACtaaacagatatgttttgagtttggacctaaaaagagtcACGTCAGTAATAGTGCGAACaccagggggtaacttgttccagagtctcggggcagcaactgcaaaagcctgatcaccccaccgTTTACACCTGCACCTTTCGCAAAACTTGACCGGTTGTGCTCCCGCAAAGtaaaaatttcagacaaataccTCAATAAGGCCTTGAAAACAATAATGTATGATAATAATATTCTAAAACATACAGGGAGCCAATGTAGAatgtagagaacgggagtgataTGTGCACGTCTAGATGTATTAGTTAAAAAGCGAGCAGATAAAGAGCATTACAGTAAtccaaccttgaactaataaaagcatgaatgctaatgtttggcatttttagTATGTGAATTGGAATGTTAATTGGGATAATTAAAATTGCCTGGCCCGGCAGCTAGGTAGATAACTTTAGCTAATGTAATGCTAAGTGTGCTAGCAAGGCTTCATGACATTTTATGTCATCTTTTGTTCCTTGTCTTTCACCGGGAGTTATCGAAGCATTACTGTGCCAGAAACACATGGTTCTTTGGCTCCATTTACTGAGGTTATAAACCCAACAGATATGATTAGCTGTGTCTCCAGAGTGGCTTTGCCTCACATAAATACAACTGAAACTCCAGTGCTGCATGATTTTTTCAGTGGTTAGCACCATCGCCTTGCATCAAGAAGGTCCTGGTTTAAATTGCTGGTCCTTGTTCTTTAATTCTGGAATTTGAATTGGTTTTCTCCATGTTTCCTACTGTGGCCCAAAGACATGGCAAGTGAAGTCGATAGATTAAATTATCCATGTGGAACAGTATGAActaaagtgtttattttcaaatgtcaatTATACGTTCATAAACCCTAAAtggcatgtctttaaattaACTGTTGTCTAAGCACAGGTCAAAATGATCATAAAATGATCATCGATTATAATTATGATAAAACGGGGAGTCACCTGATCTGCTCGGTATTCTATCACTTTCTGCTCAATAGagtcatttaaagcagaatggcatacaaaaacaaagacaaacagaaaagctacccCGAACCACGCTTTTCTCAGACTcagtctcagattcaacaggtGGGTATCGTCAACGACGAGAAGCAAACTACTATCCATGCTGAGCTAGCGTCTCTTACTGCAAGCCTTGGCTCTATCAGATCTGATGAGGACAATCTAAAAACTACTGTGCAAAGCAACTCAAAAATTCTTGATAGTCATGGCCAAACTTTTTTAAGAGCTAGAGGTGACGCTAGCAGATATGGAGGATAGAAACCAAAGATGCAATATCTGCATCGTCGGGCTGAAAGAAGGGCTATTCAACATCTCTCACGGCCCCCTGTTTAAACAGCTCCCGCAATTGGCAGATGTTCATATTTAGATTATGAGAGCCCATCAAATTTACAGGGATAGTCCAGGAAAGAACACCACTATTAATTACTGATTTTCAACGTGCTTCGTTACTCAGACAGGCAGGCGATCCTACAGGCTGCGCAGAAATCTCTGCTCGTTGTCAGGGGCAAAAAGATTCGCTTTTCCCCGGACTACAGCAACTTCATGGACGCCAAGCTTCCACCAGCCTTCTGGAATTTGAATTCAGTTTTTTGAATttcaaccctaaccctaaccctttgcCATGTTTAATATAGCCTACTATTAATAGGTTAATTAGGCCACTACTAGGTTAGAGTCTCTTATCCAATGTGCTtgctattttgtattttgctttctgtttcctgtctttgtttgaCGAGAAATGCGTTTATTTTTAAGCTTATTTAGTGTGGAACCTGTTGCTGTTGCAACCAGGTAACTATGGCCTGCTGTGCCTTGCTCCTTGAGTGTTAGCCTTCTGGGCTTAACTTTGTATGCACTATTGTTAGAAATTAATGAAGTGAAAGGCAGTATCCAGTATCATGTTGCTTTTCCACATCTACTTACATTTAGAACAGAGATTTTTTGATAATGGGTGatcttacatttttagtttggaaCTGTGGTGACGACATTTTCTTAGTGTCACAAGCGAGCCAGCACCCTAGCCCtccttaaaaagacaaatgttgacattgcattattacTGGAGACGCATTTGCTACAGACTGCGACCGGCCGCTTAGGACATTGTGGTCAAAACGGAATCTTCCAGTAAAGTTTTGTTCTCTTGGACACTACGGGCAGAATCCCGTGATCTTGTGATCTTTACAATAGGAAAATTGCACTGGTCAGAAAATTGCGTGTCAGTTTACGCACCTAATGTTTTtgatgggttagggttagggtctcTATGGTACGctcaccaatcaaatgctgGAGTTAACGGACCGTTCTTATGTTGTTGGTGCGGACTTCAATGCTGTGTAGGATCCAAATATTGATCGTCGAATGTGGTCACTGGGGTTCAGGCTCAGGCCACAAATGCTTTGAAGtcatgggccagcagcttgggGTATATAGATATTTGGCGCGCAGTTAATCCCACCTGTAaggattattcctttttctcaggtagacTAGACAGGTAGATTTTCTTTTAGCATCTCTCgattatttcattcaattgatAAAGCGGTGTTACTCCCAATGGCATTGTCTGACCATAAAGGGGTTCTCTGTGTCACCACCCTAGACCGTCTGTCTCAACGTGCTGTTAGATGGCATTTTAAcacttctttattaaaaaatgaagctTATAGCACTCAGTTTATAGCAAAATCAAAACACTTGTAGACATTGatgttggctctgtagaagaCTCCAGGATATTGTGGGACGGGATAACAGGTTTTATTAGGAGCAATACCATTCTATTCTGCTCTAATGCGCACAAAGCTAGATTTCTTCAACTacaaaaccttgaagctgagtTCACCAGATTGTACTAATCAACATTAGTCTATATACTTtgtgttccacttctgggattgctccggtgcagCAGGAAATTCCGTCGGATGcttgtattttccttttccttctgctttctttgtgttgaaattttcaatttggtggatttatgaaggctattgttgactgctcctcagatctctgcagggtaaatgagacagctagctagactatctgtccaatctgagttctctCTCAcacgactattttgcagaggctgAATTTAgcatgccattaaaccagagctggttttcctcctcctccagactCTCCtttgaggagggtctggcaaagcaagactagtgGTCGATCGTCTTTTTGTTTGAAGCACTGCTAGGGAATGCTTGTTGCCCCTCCTGCCCTGGGAAAGTGATTTTGTTCCCCTAATGTCCCATCTCAGTGGTGAGTAAGTTCACggttttaaatggattttttatatatagtaaGGTTGAGCCTGGTTGAATGTATTCTCCATTCTTTTCCAGGTTCCTCCTAACTTACTTtgccttttgtcattttttgtgtgttttgtactaattatgtgtgtgtgtgtgtgtgtgtaatttgttttgatCTAGTTTCACCTTTTGGTTAtctcatgtttctttttagcttGTGTTCATCTAATTTAggtttgatttgcattcatTGTGCTGCCCCTTTATTGTTGGCTTTTTGTGAGTGAACTAACTGGGTTACCTTACAGttgttttagattatttttgtatttatttctttctttcagagCAGGGGGCCATCTTGTTTGGAGGCTAGGCACCCGTGGTGAGGTTTCTTCACTGCTTTGTGTGTGAGCTTTTGCTAGGGACACAATATTGACTAGATCATTTTTCTGTGAGAAATGCTGTGTGATTTGCTGTGTTGCACCTAAGGTGAGAAGCGGTGGCACCCCTGAACACTCCACAGTGTAGCCTGCCTCTCCACAAGTTTGTTCGCAggttatttttacagtctgttaAAAGCAGTGACTGGTAAATGTGATTATTAAAGTGTTGTTCACCATGAAAGGCAACACAACTCATTTACCTGTTGAATTTGGATCAATTGCAAGAAAAACACCaagctgaataaataaatctgagTCAGAGACCAGGAAGTGTTTTTTCAACTGATCCTAAATGGGACAGAAAAAGTGAGCCCCAAGAAATTGCATTGTGACATTAGATTTGTTGGTTCCTTTTATATCCACAATGACAGCAGATCATTTCACAAAACTGCTTATAATGGATTTAACCTCACACTTTTACATGTACGTCAGTTCACTGAGACATACCACTCTCATTTGGTGTTGGTAAAGATGCCTTGAGATCAGGTTTACCTGCTGATGTGTTGCTGACAGGTGCACCGCCCAACACAGCAAAGCCATCCAGGTTAACCCATTCAGGgtctaaaattaaaacaaacaaaataggTTAAATGTTGTTGCCAATAGAAGATTGGTAAGCAAGCCCTAAATTatatagatttaaaaacaaaccaaatttACAGAATCATTTCTACCTGATGAAGACATGTTTAAGTGGATatggtatttttcttttttgtgtatgATTTGCAATTTCCCCTTATTGCCTCATTATTTACTCTCCATCTCGCCCCTTGTTCCTGATAATTCATCTctccatttttgttgttttaacagcaGCAGGCCAGACACAACGATGTAGAGGCAAACAGCATGGTGTAATTTATGATGACTGATGCTGCTCTCATGCTGCTTAGGGAACAACACACAATCTGCAAGGAATTTCTGGAAAGGCAACAGTGAGATGCTGCTTGGTTGCCAGAAACTTATGGCAAATTTAAGCAGTGCTGGAGACACCACAAGGCCGCCagagcacatacacacacacacacaaacacacacacacacacacacacacacacacacacacacacacacacacacacacaaaccctatACAAGACAATGCATGATTTAACACTTGGCCGCACCCTATCCTCCACCACTATGCCCACTATGCACACATTCAGTATAtgtgcagccacacacacaaagtggccACAACAAAGGGGCTTGGGTTAAAGGAGCTGGGCTGGGTTTGGATCTGTAAATGAAGGGTTGGCTGCAGACTCTGAGCCGCTAATGAAGTATGGCTCTAAGAGGCCAAGGACAAAACGGAATAATGAGAAAAGCAGGCTTCACAGTGTCAACACGGCAAACTGTATGTATATAGAAACATAAAGACCTGTCTTATGTTTGACAAGGCAGGATTAGGAATTAAGAAGCTGTTAAGAACTCTTTTAAGAGAGAGATAATTTCCTACTAAAACCTAAAATAGCCACTGTCTGCAGAGCCAAGATGATGATGGCCAGTCACGCACACCAGCCCCCAGTACTCTTTCTGTCTTGCAAACTTGGACGACAGCATATCCAATGATAAACTAATCCTCTGATAAACTCTATCCTACATGCGCTCGCACAAATGTGCATACACCTCACCTCCTGGCATCTCTGCCTTGTACACAGCTGTGTTCATCTCTCCTCATTCTTGGCACTTGTCTTGAGAAAGTGCAGAACTCCAGGATCTGAAAGCTTACTCCATAGTTTAAGccaaacctcttttttttttctctttgtccatCTATTTTCCtcttaatgactttttttgtctggCAATACAACCTTAGGTCCATCAGAAACCTATTCATCGGTTCAGTGACTTATCTCACATTCTTGTCTTGCACTTACTCTCTTTTTGATTCTTTCTATGTTTCTGCCTTACCTACATCCTCCAGTAGAGGAGAGTGACTGTTCTTCACCACTTTTGTGAAGCGGTGAGACCTCGTGGGTTTGTTGGCGTTGATGATGAAGCGGTCCA from Etheostoma cragini isolate CJK2018 chromosome 18, CSU_Ecrag_1.0, whole genome shotgun sequence encodes the following:
- the fndc1 gene encoding fibronectin type III domain-containing protein 1 produces the protein MAVAASRTLLALFLTFCAPGCGWTAEKPLRPHNGKQTSVDKGLKESWEPSIHLDGRPVDRFIINANKPTRSHRFTKVVKNSHSPLLEDVDPEWVNLDGFAVLGGAPVSNTSAGPARSPQTAARKQPPLQRTTRVDRTAHPLGVSKTRTHRRAPQSSSGPRQPERALAGVPPLERRRQHHIKPQSDQRNRNTQKLTSESVHVVSLQAKKAQGQSAAASRAVATKTTTPVPPEYEARDISVRVMSPQSVLISWVDPAVEMGKVGPGVIRSYTVRYREKGESARWEYKDSAQRRIMIDSLCADGMYEFSVRISQGENQGKWSVSVFQRTPESAPSGPPENFEVKPLRGKGTAVIATWDPPEEPNGRIREYTLSYAPAMKPFGMKSVTYRGTTATIDGLTPGERYIFKIRATNRRGQGPQSKVLSVIMPRSSRAASSFSKTEDNSRTSQTLSKTDVDPDEPDLQSTEEPTMPPQPRPAAPVNGRVRPLSQSRSYHSIFSSVRGSVRKPVNRLSSRGEAQNREDKEVEEEKKTTTPSPVEETTTMEVVPEIKEPDNNVPPEFEDEVGYDEKPLTTETPSLKVLTPSPTKPRPNPPPRRPIKIRVHQKPVSKAASSSSSSSTSSSSHTSSSSSDSSLSSTSSRTSASSQIQESAASRKDYVASTYPESKEIYDRPRLTHTKPSSTVVKETNLQQTDDTSVGRGSASAGRTNGSGLGSKYGYIRRRPGILFRGNSTRTLNGYKPAVTSQSNLPSRTLNPATSNTRSSATSQSTLPDRTPNHVTSLFFNSATSRSPSGSGTHSQATLDAYNVDKSQSTSGSRSKDSTSLQSSDTNPSTSQSSSNHPSKTDTAGSSQSTSHRGSHISATSQNRQSLHTSLERDTTFREGNDDSNYKSPDTQVTKVKEPSSSSIPQPTEERGREEKEDEEGTAMRSNEKSVIPRTGISASFAERFPWLASRYPGKFSQGTRASSSRHDGRTSIRRTPTRVSGATGAAGVSIIQPTSKDLKTDNLLQNGVGVGSVKPSFTNQNTASSDTRNLVTSSSSSSSSSAATSSNTDSHHSSGGHRDSSEHVHRGTSNDNDEGHNEDYLNERSRNITGKNDKVADTTAAQKNPTLPLADPNRKVEENDSVDTRESYSRTRPGSPSGGTQPYRRSSMGVNGKVRSPLLANRPFGGSRLSIRPQPAQNSTLDSSKSDPSSSSSDSSPSLNVPQPVLTSDRVIGSGTTVTKTGGLIGGNSQSISLSTASSSRDNFRGQGRRSRYPIVRGKPTNGGQPKPAIGNGKNGRPNLTATSDKETSSSHGTSKAVPQRFITGPDGTKWVVDLEKGVLMNQDGQILQDSRGIPKRVVLGEDGRTIFDHMGSPLLNQDGMALFGHGRDSQPVVNPKEKVLMIGGKPVLGLDLPRLKSTTTTTMAPTTTPEPTTTEWIIEESTTALPYPTCPPGTFSKTDEYGYPVLDTEGILDCYPEEESSGMEMDHMVSVTMVPDALALEKDELFGQTTLPPTTTSTTTTATELPTPEPDTRPSNHGPSSEFDLSGKKRFTAPYVNYIRKDLASPCSLTEALEYLQVDVLEDLIEKDSVSANQNQPPKNKPHNFTVVAMEGCHSFIILDWGRPLKDDMVSGYMVHSASYDDVLNNRWSSRPASGTHLPVENLKPNSRYYFKVQAKNVFGLGPVSDTLTYVTESDDPLLIERPPGGEPIWIPFTFKYNSAHSSCKGSQYVKRTWYRKFVGVVLCNSLRYKIFMGDGLREPFYSIGDTFGQGDDHCQFVDSYRDGRTGPAYLSNNLPSAQGFYRAYRQEPVSFGVIGRRTPHPFVGWYECGVPIPGKW